AGCGGGAAAACCTGCGCGAAGCGCTGGTTCGCTGGTTGTGTGATTACCATCACCTGAGCGAAGAGGAAGTGCGCCAGAGTCTTTACTGGCATCAGGATAATGACGCCGTCAGCCATTTAATGCGCGTAGCGAGCGGGCTGGATTCTCTGGTGCTTGGCGAGCCGCAAATTCTCGGTCAGGTGAAAAAAGCCTACGCCGATTCGCAGCGCGGGCATGACAATGCCAGCGATCTGGAACGCATGTTCCAGAAATCTTTCTCCGTGGCTAAACGGGTGCGTACGGAAACCGATATAGGCGCCAGCGCCGTGTCGGTCGCCTTTGCCGCCTGTACGCTGGCGCGGCAGATCTTTGAATCCCTCTCGACGGTCACCGTATTGCTGGTTGGCGCGGGCGAAACCATTGAGCTGGTTGCCCGCCATCTGCGCGAACACAAAGTGCAGAAGATGATCATTGCTAACCGTACGCGTGAACGCGCGCAGGTGCTGGCGGAAGAAGTCGGCGCGGACGTTATCTCCCTGAGCGAAATCGACGAGCGTCTGAAAGACGCTGATATTGTTATCAGTTCTACCGCCAGCCCGCTGCCGATCATCGGTAAAGGGATGGTGGAACGCGCAATGAAAGCGCGACGCAACCAGCCGATGCTGCTGGTGGATATCGCCGTGCCGCGCGACGTTGAGCCGGAAGTGGGGAAAGTGGCCAACGCTTATCTCTACAGCGTCGACGATCTGCAAAGCATCATTCAGCATAATCTGGCGCAACGTAAAGCCGCTGCGGTGCAGGCGGAAACCATCGTCGCCCAGGAAACCAGCGAATTTATGTCATGGCTGCGCGCGCAAAGCGCCAGCGAGACTATCCGTGAATACCGCAGCCATTCCGAAGCCGTGCGCGATGAGCTGACCGCTAAAGCGCTGGCTGCGCTGGAGCAGGGCGGCGATCCGCAGGTTATCATGCAGGACCTCGCGTGGAAGCTGACTAACCGGCTGATCCACGCCCCAACCAAATCTCTTCAGCAGGCCGCCCGTGACGGGGATGATGAGCGCCTGCATACTTTGCGCAACAGCCTCGGGCTGGATTAGCACAACACCACTCTCTGATTATTAAAAGGTGCATTTACGCCTATGAAGCCTTCTATCGTTGCCAAACTGGAAGCCCTGCATGAACGCCATGAAGAAGTTCAGGCGCTGCTGGGTGATGCGCAAACTATTGCCGACCAGGATCGTTTCCGTGCGCTGTCGCGGGAATATGCGCAGCTAAGCGATGTGTCGCGCTGTTTTACTGACTGGCAAAAGGTTCAGGAAGATATTGAAACGGCACAGATGATGCTCGACGACCCGGAAATGCGTGAAATGGCGCAGGAAGAGTTGCGCGATGCGAAAGAGAAAAGTGAGCAACTGGAGCAGCATTTACAGGTTTTACTCTTGCCGAAAGATCCGGATGACGAACGCAATGCCTTCGTTGAAGTGCGCGCGGGTACGGGCGGTGACGAAGCAGCATTATTTGCCGGCGATCTGTTCCGCATGTACAGCCGCTACGCGGAAGCCCGCCGCTGGCGCGTGGAGATCATGAGCGCTAACGAAGGCGAACATGGCGGCTATAAAGAAGTGATCGCCAAAATCAGCGGCGAAGGCGTCTACGGGCGTCTGAAGTTTGAATCGGGCGGCCATCGCGTGCAGCGCGTCCCGGCGACCGAATCACAGGGGCGTATTCACACTTCGGCCTGTACTGTTGCCGTCATGCCGGAGTTGCCTGAAGCTGAGCTACCGGATATCAACCCGGCGGATCTGCGTATTGATACTTTCCGCTCCTCCGGGGCTGGCGGCCAGCACGTTAACACCACCGACTCGGCAATCCGTATTACCCACCTGCCGACGGGGATTGTGGTCGAATGCCAGGACGAACGTTCACAGCATAAAAACAAAGCCAAAGCGATGTCGGTGCTGGGCGCGCGTATCCACGCGGCAGAGATGGCGAAACGCCAGCAGGCGGAAGCATCAACCCGCCGCAATCTGCTGGGCAGCGGCGATCGCAGCGATCGCAACCGCACATACAATTTTCCGCAGGGGCGCGTTACCGATCACCGCATCAACTTGACGCTCTACCGTCTTGATGAGGTGATGGAAGGCAAGCTCGATATGCTGATCGAGCCGATTGTGCAGGAATACCAGGCCGATCAACTGGCGGCGCTTTCCGAGCAGGAATAATGGACTATCAACAGTGGTTGCGTACGACGATAAGCCAGTTGCAGACGAGCGAAAGCCCGCGCCGCGACGCTGAAATTCTGCTGGGGTTTGTAACCGGCAAAACGCGCACCTTCATTCTCGCTTTTGGTGAAACGGTGCTTACGGCGGAACAGCAGCAGCAACTGGATGCGCTGCTGGCGCGACGTGCGCTTGGCGAACCGGTGGCGCATCTGGTCGGTGAGCGCGAATTCTGGTCGCTGCCGCTGTTTGTTTCTCCGGCGACGCTGATCCCGCGCCCGGACACGGAGTGCCTGGTTGAGCAGGCGTTAAACCGTCTTCCCGCTTCGCCGTGTCGCATTCTCGATCTGGGTACCGGCACCGGCGCGATCGCGCTGGCGCTGGCCAGCGAACGGCCGGATTGCCACGTTACTGCCGTCGATGTGGTTGCTGAAGCGGTAGCACTGGCGCAACGCAATGCGGAACACCTGGCGATTACCAATGTCAATATCCTGCAAAGTCGTTGGTTCAGTGCGCTTGCAGGGCAGCAGTTCGCCATGATTGTCAGCAATCCTCCCTATATTGACGAGCAGGATCCGCATCTCGCGCAGGGCGATGTCCGCTTTGAACCGCTGAGCGCGCTGGTGGCGGCCGATCATGGTCTCGCCGATTTACAGACCATCATTTGCGACGCGCGACGCTTTCTGCAGCCGGGTGGCTGGCTGCTGCTGGAACATGGCTGGCAGCAGGGCGCGGCGGTGCGTGCGCTGTTTTCACAATATGGCTGGCAGGAAGTGGAAACCTGCCGGGATTATGGCGGTAATGAGCGGCTGACGCTGGGAAAGCGGCCTTTACAGGAGTAATGCGCGATGCACGCCTTTAACATACTGATTACATTGCATTTGACCTGCGTTGCGTTGACCATTAGCCTGTTCGTTTTACGCTACTGGTGGCGCTGGGCGAACAACCCACGCGCGCAGGCCCGCTGGGTGCGGGTGGTGCCGCATGTGGTCGACAGCCTATTGCTGTTAAGCGGTGGCGGGTTGATGTGGGTAACGGGCTATTTACCTTTTACTGTTAAAGGCGCTTGGCTGACTGAAAAGCTGTTTGGCGTTATCATCTACATCGTTTTGGGTTTTATCGCGCTTGGACGACATCGTCCGCGCAGCCAGCAAACGGGTTTTATCGCCTTTATGCTGGGGCTGGTGGTGCTGTACATCATCATTAAACTCGCCGCCACAAAAGTACCGATACTGGGGTAAGAAATGAGGTCGTTAGCTGATTTCGAATTTAACAACGCGCCATTATGCGACGGGATGATCCTTGTTTCAGAGCTGATTCGCGATGATTTTCCTTCATTGTACGTGCATGAAGAGCTGGAGCGTCTGCTGAGCCTGGCGCGAGAGGAAATAAGTCAGGCGAAGCCTCAGGACTGGCAGCTGGAAAAGCTCATTGAGTTGTTTTACGGCGAATGGGGTTTTAAAGACACGCGTGGGGTTTACCGTCTGTCTGATGCACTGTGGCTGGATAAAGTGCTGGAAAATCGTCAGGGAAGCGCCGTCTCTCTGGGGGCGATTTTATTGTGGGTCGCCGGGCGTCTCGACATTCCGCTGACGCCGGTCATTTTCCCGACGCAGCTGATCCTGCGTGCCGAGTGGCTGGACGGCGAAATGTGGCTCATTAACCCGTTTAATGGCGACACGCTGGACGAGCATACGCTCGAAGTCTGGCTGAAGGGCAATATCAGCCCGGTCGCCGAGCTGTTTAACGAAGATCTGGATGAAGCCGACAACGCTGAAGTGATCCGCAAGCTGCTGGATACCTTAAAGTCAGCGCTGATGGAAGAGCAACAGATGGAGCTGGCATTGCGCGCCAGTGAAGCGCTGTTACAGTTTAATCCGGAAGATCCCTATGAAATCCGTGACCGCGGGCTGATTTACGCCCAGCTTGATTGCGATCATGTGGCGCTGCACGACCTGAGTTACTTCGTCGAGCAGTGTCCGGAGGATCCGATTAGCGAGATGATCCGCGCGCAAATCAACACGATTTCGCACAAACAGATTACCCTGCATTAAAAGTAAGTTCCGATTCACACTTGATAAGGCGATTTTATGAAACAAAAAGTGGTCAGCATTGGCGACATTAACGTTGCGAACGACCTGCCGTTTGTGCTGTTTGGTGGTATGAACGTGCTGGAATCCCGCGATCTGGCGATGCGCATTTGCGAACACTACGTGACTGTGACCCAGAAACTGGGCATTCCGTATGTGTTCAAAGCCTCTTTTGATAAAGCCAACCGTTCTTCCATCAAGTCCTATCGCGGGCCGGGTCTGGAAGAGGGGATGAAAATTTTCCAGGAACTGAAACAGACCTTTGGCGTAAAAGTGATCACCGACGTGCATGAAGCTTCCCAGGCGCAGCCGGTGGCCGATGTGGTCGACGTGATTCAGCTTCCGGCATTCCTCGCCCGCCAGACCGACCTGGTGGAAGCGATGGCGAAAACCGGCGCGGTAATTAACGTGAAAAAACCGCAGTTCGTCAGCCCTGGCCAGATGGGCAATATCGTGGATAAATTCCATGAAGGCGGTAATGACAAAGTGATCCTCTGCGACCGCGGCGCCAACTTTGGTTATGACAACCTGGTTGTGGATATGCTCGGTTTCGGCGTGATGAAGAAAGTCTCCAATAACTCGCCGGTGATTTTTGACGTCACCCACGCACTGCAATGCCGCGACCCGTTTGGCGCGGCTTCCGGCGGCCGCCGTGCGCAGGTCACTGAACTGGCTCGCGCAGGGATGGCAACCGGACTGGCTGGCCTGTTTATTGAAGCGCACCCGGATCCGGACAACGCAAAATGCGATGGCCCGTCCGCGCTGCCGCTGGACAAACTCGAACCGTTCCTCAGGCAGATCAAAGCGATTGACGATCTGGTGAAAAGCTTCGACGAACTCGACACCGAGTAAAAAAATAAAACCCCGCAAATGCGGGGTTTTTTATCGGCCAGGTAAAAGGGCGTCAGGCAAATATCGTCATCAGGTAAGCCGCAAACAGCGCCATATGCGCCGCGCCGTTCAGCACATTAGTACGGCCGGTCGAGAAGGAGAGCTGGCACAGCAGCAGGGAGGACACCATCACAATCATCTCGGGCGCGCCAAGGCCAAAAACCAGGTGATTACCAGTGAGCCACGCAATCAGCGTAACGACCGGGACCGTCAGGGAAATGGTTGCCAGCACCGAACCAAAAAACAGATTCATGGCGCGCTGAACCTGATTATTCAGCACCGCTTTCAGCGCCCCAAGGCCTTCCGGCGACAGGATCAGCAGCGCCACCAGGAAACCGGTAAACGCGACGGGCGCATTCATCTCTGTCAGCAGTGCCTCCAGCGGTTTCGCGTTCATTTTGGTCACCGCGATCACTGCAATCAGATGCACGATCAGCCATACGGTATGCCACAAATTCCCGTGTGCAGACGGTTTGCCGTGATGCGGATCGTCGTCGTCGCTCTCGTCTTCATGCTCGTAAACAAACAGACTCTGGTGCGTTTTGGTCTGAATCAGCAAAAACACGCCGTACATCGCTGCCGAGATTAATGCCACCAGCAGCGACTGACCAATAGTGAAATTGGCCTCCGGCAGCGCCATCGGGAACACCAGCACAATAACCGCCAACGGGAACAGGGCGATGAGATACTGTTTGATGCCGAACAGATTCATATACTGGGTGGCGAATTTACGCCCGCCGAGCAGCAGAGAGAACCCTACCAGCCCGCCGGTAACAATCATGATGATAGAGTAAAGCGTGTCGCGCATCAGCGTTGGCGCCGCATCGCCTGTCGCCATCAGCGCGGAAATCAGGCTCACTTCGAGGATCACCACCGAGAGACTCAGAATCAGCGAACCATAGGGCTCGCCCAGGCGGTGTGCGAGTACGTCAGCATGGCGAACCACGCTAAAGGCGCTGGAAAGAATACCGACCAGCGCCAGAATATTGATGCCAATCACCACTGGCAATGACTGCGAACTTCCCCAGAAAAGCAGCACGGCCAGCGCCAGCACCGGGAAAATGAGGGATGTCTCCTTGTGGCGGGTTTTAACCGCTTCGTGCGTTGTTGTCATTATGATGCTCCGTCATAGTGCAGGTGTATGTGGATTATAGATAAAATTATCAGCGGCCTAAGATAGCAAAAAATCGCCAGTTTCAGTCGGGTTTTTACTTAGTTTTACTATCTCGATATCATTTTTATTCTAATGCCTGAAAAAATGATATCTCATGAAAATTATATTTATATAACAATGTGATGTGATTTTTTATTCGCAATAAATCATGGTGTGGTGGCAGTCGGCGGGATTATCAACCAGGCTTATTCATTTAGCCCAAAAGGAGCCAAAACATGCCCTATAAAGAGAAATCCGATCTTCCTGACAGCGTCCAGCATGTACTGCCTGCTCATGCGCAGGAAATTTATAAAGAGGCGTTTAATAGCGCCTGGGAGCAGTATAAAGACAAAGCCGATCGGCGCGATGACGCCAGCCGCGAAGAGACTGCGCATCGCGTGGCCTGGGCGGCCGTTAAACAGGATTATGAAAAAGGCGATGACGATCGCTGGCACAAAAAGAAGTAACACAATGAAATAATTACACTTCGCCATTTATAGCCATATTCAATGTGTTGGTGCTATTGCAAGCGGCCTGCGAATTGCATATGGTGCGTAGTAAGCTGCGCTTAAAGCAGCATTTGTCGGGAAGACAGCAGTAGAGCAGTCGCAGGGAAGCAGGCAGTGGCGGAGGTAAAAGATGTTAACACGTGATTTCTTGCGAACAGCCGATTGTAAAACGGCGTTTGGCGACATTGAGGAGTCGCTGTTATGGTCAGCGGAACAACGGGCCGCATCGCTGGCAGCGACGCTCGCTTGTCGTCCGGATGAGGGGCCAGTGTGGATTTTCGGCTACGGTTCGCTGATGTGGAACCCGGCGCTGGAATTTGAAGAGTCATGCACCGGAACGCTGGTTGGCTGGCATCGCGCATTTTGCCTGCGTTTAACCGCAGGGCGCGGAACGGCCTGTCAGCCTGGCCGCATGCTGGCGCTGAAAGAGGGCGGCCGTACGACCGGTGTCGCTTACCGTCTGCCGCAGGAAACGCTTACGGAAGAACTGTCGCTGCTGTGGAAACGCGAAATGATCACCGGCTGCTATATGCCGAGCTGGTGCAAGCTGGCGCTGGACGATGGCCGTGTTATTAACGCGCTGGTGTTTATTATGGATCCACGCCATCCACTCTACGAATCCGATACCCGCACGCAAACTATCGCCCCGTTGATTGCCTCTGCCAGCGGCCCGCTTGGCACCAATGCGCAGTATCTTTTCTCGCTTGAACAGGAACTGATTAAACTCGGCATGCACGATGACTGCCTGAATGAGCTGGTGGGGAGAGTGCGTGGCTTGCTGGAGGGAGAAAAACCAGGCCCGGACCTGCAACCTGGTTTTGTCTGTTGAGCGATTACGCTGCAACGTAGCTGATTGAGTGCTCCAGCGACTGGCTGTGGCTATCGATCAGCACGTTCCAGATCCCGCTGTAAGGCACCGCCAGATAGGCGCTTGCGCGGTTCTGGACGCTTAAAATATCGGTCTCCGCGTTAGCCGCGCTGCTCTTCTCGCTCATCAGATGAATATGACAATTTGCTGAACAACGAACGACAATCGTATCCCCGCCAAATAATTTCAAACTTGCTTTTACCACCGCCATTTTCCAACCCCGTAGTTTTATAACAACGCTTTCCGCCACGAAAACTTCTCGCGCGTGATTCTGTTCACAATTCACTCAGTCAATAACACCAAAGTGAAGGATAACTAATGCTGATTTTGATCAAATAATGACGTAGCGATTAAACAAAAATTACATTATCTGGCGAGGGGGGATGTCGGCGCATAAAACCGTGGGTGAAATGCGCCGAAAGAAGATTAAATGCGGAAATGTCCGGCAGTTTCAGCAAGCTCCCCGGCTTGTGAGCGCAGCGCGCCTGCGGCGGAAGCGGACTGGATCACCAGTTCGGCGTTTTGCTGCACCATCCGGTCAAGATCGATAACCGCATGATTGATTTCCTGAATGCCCTTCATCTGCTCGCTGGTGGCGACGGTGATCTCACGCATGATCACCGACACACTGTCGATGCTGGAAACAATGTCGGTCATACTGTCGCCCGCCAGCCGAACAAAGCGTGAACCGGTGGCGACGCTTTCGGTGGTCGAATCAATCAGCGTTTTGATCTCCTTCGCCGCCTGCGCACTGCGGCTGGCCAGGTTGCGTACTTCACCGGCGACCACGGCAAACCCGCGTCCCTGTTCGCCTGCGCGTGCCGCTTCGACGGAGGCATTCAGCGCCAGAATATTCGTCTGGAAGGCGATACCGTCAATCACACTGGTGATGTCGCCGATTTTCGCAGAAGCGGTTTCAATGGATTGCATGGTGGTGATCGCCTGCGTCACTACCTGACCGCCGCGGGATGCCGCTGCAGATGCCGCATGTGCCTGCTGATTAGCCTGAGCGGCAGCATCGGTGGACTGGGCGACCGACGCGGTGATCTGCTCAACGGCGCTGGCCGTTTCTCGCAGACTGGAAGCCGCCTGTTCAGTCCTTCCTGAGAGATCCTGGTTACCCGCAGCAATCTCTTGCGCTGCTTGCTGCACGGATTGACTGGAATCACGCAGTTTAACCATCACCACCGACAATTTATCGCTGAAAGCGTTAAAGGCATGGGCGATTTGCGTCACTTCATCATGGCCATCCACCGGTAAACGCTGGGAAAGATCGTCGGTGCCGTTACTGATGGCATTCATCGCATCGCGAATCGTCAGCAGTCGTTTAAGCATGGTCGACACGATCCAGTGCATGACCCCACCGGCAACCAGTACCAGCACGACCAGCGACAGGGCGGACGCTTTGAGCTGTGCCTGCAAACCAGCCGTGGAATCTGCGCTGTCCAGCGCCACGGTCAGCAGCCAGTGGGTGCCTTTGACCGGGGTGGCTTGCAGTATCTTCTGTGCGCCAGCGTACTGGCCTTCGACGGTTTTCCCGGCGCGCAACTCGGCGAAACTCACCCCGCTGAGCGCTTCTGCAAAGGGTTTGAGCGTCAGTTTATCGCTGTTCGCGGCAATCACCGTGCCGTCGCTATCCAGCAGCAAACCGCTGCTGTTAGGCGATGGATTGATGCCGCGTACGTTAGCGACCACGCTGTCCATCGAAACATCACCGGCGACCACGCCTTTCAGCGTACCGTTCTCTTTCACCGGTACGGCAAATGTGACCACCAGTTTCCCGCTACCTGCATCGACATACGGTGCGGTCACTACCGGTGCATCCGCTTTCAGCACCTGCTGATACCACGGACGAATCGTCGGATCATAATCGGCGGGTACGCCGGTCGGATCGGAGAATTTCGCCGTTTTGCTGGCGTAACCGATATACACATTGGTGAAGCCACCGGCATGCGCCATCTGCGTGAAAATGGGCACCGGATCGTCAGTTAAGGCAACGCTTTGCAGCGAGTTGATGATCTCCATTTTACTGGCGACCCAGTCGGCAATGGCAATACTGTGGCTGACGCTGGTGCTGGAAAGGATATCCTGTTGAATTTCTTGATTATGCTGGCGAGTGACCTGATAGTTAATAATGGTGTTAAGAAGCAAAGCGATAGCGAGACATCCCGCCGTGGCCGCAATAATGCGGGATTTAATCGATCTAAACATAATTATCTTACCTGCTGTGTTGTCTTAAGTGGCTATCGGCAACACAACAGGCAAACTTGATGACGGAACGTCATTCATAAGAAAATTGTATTGAACTCGCGGAGGTATTAAAAAGTTAATACCTTATCCGCGGCCACCGTCCAGTGCGCCAGTTCCACCAACGTGCCGATTTCCACGCCATCTGCCAGCGGCAGGGCGGTGATACCGCGTCCATCGGTGCAGGTTTTGCATAATTTCACCACCACGCCCTGGGCGGTCAAAATTTCCAGCATCTGTTGCAGGTTATAACCTTCCGCCGGGTTTTGCCCGCGCAGACCAGCCGTAACCGCGTCGGACATTAAAAACACTTTCAACTGCTTCGCGCTTTCTTCTTCGCAGAGGGCGATTGCCAGCCGCAAACTACTGAACAGCGATTCGCTACCATAAGCCGCGCCGGTGGCGACAATGACGATCTTTTGCATTTTCACTCCTTCGATAACATTGTGCGGACGGGGCTTATGCTACTGCGCCGCCGTCCCCGGTGAAAGGACGACGGCGCAGAATCAGTGGTTTACCAGGAAATTATTGTCCGAAGCGGCCGATCAATCCGCTGGCGGCCAGCGCGTGTCCTTTGAGTTTATCTAACAGCGCCTCGCGGGTTAGCCCTTCCGGCAATGTTGGTGGCAGTGAAGTGGCAATCAGCGTGAAGGTGTAATGGTGCGCGCCGCTGCCAGGCGGTGGGCAGGGGCCATGCCAGCGCAGATTACCGGGGCTATTTTTCCCGCCGGTATAATGTTTGCCGTCGCGCAGATCGTTTGGCGCAAAACCGGTCGTTGACGGCGAAATATTGTAAGCCACCAGATGCGTCACCCCCAGCCCGTTCGCGCCTTCCGGATCGTGAACCAACAGGGCGAAGCTTTTTGTATTGGCTGGCGGGTTACTCCACACCAGTGCGGGGGACTGATTTTCACCGGTACAGTTGGGATTATTGCTGGCGTTACCGGCGAATTTTTTCTCCATCAACGCATTGTCGGCGAAAGCCGGGGATTGCAGGTTAAACAGTTCATTGGCGTCTACCTGTACGCCGTACAACAGCAGCGCGCTACAGAGCACTCCGCGCAGTTTACAATTCATGGCGATTCTCTTTCAGCATTGGTGCATTAACTGTAGTTGCACCGCAGCGGGTGGGTAAGGATTTTCCTGGTATTTTGCCGCTCCCTGCACAGCAGAGGCAAAACCGTTAAACTTACTGGTTCATGTCAACAAAACTGGGCGGATTATTATCAGCAAAGTGCTGTACGGTGTTATGAATTATAAGGTCTCATCTCTCCTGATATTGCTGCTGGCGGGCGATGTTGTCGATGCCGCACAAAATAGCTTCGTTCAGCAAGCGGAAAACCCCTTCGATAATGACGGCGATGGTTTGCCGGATCTCGGCATGGCGCCAGAAAATGGCGCGCAGGAAAAACACGTCGCGGAAATGGTCAAAGCCTTCGGTGAAGCCAGTATGACCGATAACGGGCTAACTGCGGGAGAGCAGGCGCGCCAGTTTGCCTTCGGGCAATTGCGGGATGTGGTGAGCGATGAGGTGAACCAGAAAGTGGAATCCTGGCTGTCGCCCTGGGGCAGCGCCAATATCGATTTTAAGGTCGATAACGAGGGCAGTTTTACCGGCAGCCACGGCGACTGGTTTGTGCCTCTGCAGGATAATAACCGCTACCTCAGTTGGGGGCAGCTCGGGGTGACGCAACAGGACCAGGGGCTGGTGGGCAATGTCGGGCTCGGTCAGCGCTGGATAGCAGGCGACTGGTTGCTCGGCTATAACACTTTTTACGACACGCTGCTGGATGACAACTATAGCCGCGCCGGGTTAGGCGCCGAGGCGTGGGGGGAGTATCTGCGTTTCTCCGCCAACTACTACCAGCCTGTGAGCAGCTGGAATTATCAAACCGCCACGCAGCAACAGCGGATGGCGCGGGGCTACGACGTG
Above is a genomic segment from Kosakonia radicincitans DSM 16656 containing:
- a CDS encoding YbhB/YbcL family Raf kinase inhibitor-like protein, whose protein sequence is MNCKLRGVLCSALLLYGVQVDANELFNLQSPAFADNALMEKKFAGNASNNPNCTGENQSPALVWSNPPANTKSFALLVHDPEGANGLGVTHLVAYNISPSTTGFAPNDLRDGKHYTGGKNSPGNLRWHGPCPPPGSGAHHYTFTLIATSLPPTLPEGLTREALLDKLKGHALAASGLIGRFGQ